AGCAGTACCAATGGAAGCCAAGTCTCCATCACCTTGATATGTGAATACAAAATTATCTGGATTGACCCTTTTTACTCCTGTTGCCACTGCTGGAGCTCTTCCATGAGCGGCTTCTTGCATATCACAATTGAAATAATTATACGCCAATACTGCACATCCTACTGGTGCAATCCCTATTGATTTATCTAAGACTCCTAGTTCTACCAATGACTCAGCTACTAATCTATGGATTATACCATGTGTACATCCAGGACAATAATGGGTTGAAACATCTGTTAAACCTCTAGTTTTTTCAAAAACTACAGCCATTATTTTTCACCTCCATAGATTTCTTTTACCTTTTCTACTATTTCTTCAGGAGTTGGAACCATTCCACCTGTTCTTCCATAGAAATATGCTGGTATACGACCATTTAGAGCAAGTTTTACATCATCTATCATTTGGCCTGTATTCATTTCTACTGTTAGGACTCCCTTACAATCATCTTTTATTTTGTTGAACTCCTCATATGGATATGGAAATAAGGATATAGGTCTTATAAGTCCTACTTTATATCCTTCTTTTTCTAATTTTGCTATTGCTGTTTTAGCAATTCTAGCAGTTGTTCCATAAGCAGAAATCACTATATCTGCATCTTCAATTTTATATGACTCTACTCTGACTTCTTTTTCTCTCATCTTCTTATACTTTGCTTGTAAATTAGTATTATGTTTTTCTAAATCCTCTGCGTTTAAGTAAAGTGAATTTATTATATTAGGTTTTCTATTTCCGTTAGTACCAGTAGTAGCCCAAGCTTTTGATGGAAGAAATGATTTTTCTCTTTCTTTAAATTCTACTGGTTCCATCATCTGTCCTATCATTCCATCCCCTAGAATCATTACTGGATTTCTATATTCATCAGCTAAATCAAATCCTTCTATTACTAAATCAACTAGCTCCTGAACATCAGCAGGGGCTAAAACTAATAATCTATAATCCCCATTACCTCCACCTCTTGTAGCCTGGAAGTAATCTGTTTGAGAAGGTTGTATTCCACCTAAACCAGGACCTCCTCTCATCATATTGACAATAACACATGGAAGCTCCGCTCCTGCTATATAAGAAATTCCTTCTTGTTTCAAGGAAATTCCAGGACTTGATGAGGAAGTCATTACTCTGGCTCCTGCTCCTGCAGCGCCATAGACCATATTAATTGCTGCAATCTCAGATTCTGCCTGCACAAACATTCCTCCAACTTTAGGTAACTCCCTTGACATATATTCTGGTATTTCATTTTGAGGAGTAATTGGATATCCAAAGAAAAATTTACAACCAGCTTCTATGGCTGCTGCTCCTACTGCTTCATTCCCTTTCATGAGAACTTTTGCCATATATAAAACCCCCTTATTTTAAGTATTAGAGAGCAAGTGCCTCTTTACTTTCTTCTTGTTTTTCAACTGTGATTACTAAATCTGGACAAATAAGTGCACAGTTGATGCATGCAATACATTTATCCATTTCTGTAACTCCTATAGGATGATAACCCTTTTTATTTAACCTATCAGGGTCTTGAAATAATATTTTTGTAGGACATACTGTTACACAAAGTCCGCAACCTTTACAAAGATCATCATTAAATGTGACACTACCTTTTTGTTTTGCCATTTTTGTTCCCCCTTTTATATGTACTAATTACAGCATCCACTCTTCTCTCATGTAAAGTTTAATTGGAAAAATCTCTCCAACAAGCTCTTTAGGAAGATCTGATGCTATTGATTCTAAAACTGAATTGTACTTTATTGGAATATTCGTTTCCATAGAAACCCTTTTAGCTAGGTCATACCCTCTTAAAACATCATCTATGGTAGTACTTTTTAGAAGATGAGTATTATTGATAATTCCTGTTACTTTTGCTCTGGCTACATCCTGTATTCTTGTGATGTACTCAATTGCCTTCTCTGCTGTTTGAGTCTCGGACCTATTTGCGTTTAATACAAAGAACATATCATAATTACTGCCGGTGAAATAATTGCTATATCTGCCTAAAGCCCTTGCACCAACAGGATCTCCACCTACGTCTAGTACCGCTTCATAGGATTCATCTTGCAAAGGTGTTAGAACCTCCCCTGATATACTGGGTATGTCTATGGCAGATGCCTTTATAGCACTCCCTATTACCTTTACTCCACTTTGCTCTAAAATATCCGCCTTTTCCCTGCTTCTAAAATAAAGATTAACTACATCTAAATCCACTAGGGCAACCTTTTTACCATAGGATGCTAGCTTTACAGCATAATTCACACTAAATTCTGTTTTCCCACTGCCATAATGCCCAATAATGATTCTAATTCTATTGTCTTTTAGCATATGTCCTCCTTTTATAAGGCTAGGGCTTCACTCTCAAAATACATTTTGGCCTTCTCCTCGTTTCTTAGTACTCTTAATCCTCCTTCACATAGGGCTAATAATTCATCTTCCCCTGGAAAAACTTCAACTGGTGCAATGAATTTAACCATATCCTTTATCCATTCAGTTATTAAATCATCATATGCCATTCCTCCTGTAAGAAGAATTGCATCTATCTGACCCTTTAGAACTACTGAAACAGCTCCTATTTCCTTAGATATCTGATATGCCATAGCCTGATATATTAGTTTCGCTTCTTCATCACCTTCTTTAATTCTTTTTACAACTTCTCTAGCATCGTTTGTACCTAAGTATGAAACCATGCCTCCCATGCCAGTCAATAGCTTCTTCATTTCATGATAAGTATACTTTCCTGAGTAACACAGCTTTATCAACGAGCCTACTGGAAGTGTTCCTGATCTTTCTGGAGAGAAGGGACCTTCACCATCAAGTGCATTAGCACATTCAATGACCTTGCCATATTCATGTGCTCCAACTGAAACGCCGCCTCCAAGATGCACTACTACAAGCCTTAAATCTTCATAGCCTCTGTTTATAACCTTTGCATATCTTCGCGCAATTGCCTTGTGATTAAGTGCATGGAAAATACTCACTCTCTCTATTTCCTTTAAGCCTGATATCCTAGCTACTGGCTGGAGTTCATCTACAACTACTGGATCTACTATATATGCATTGCAACCTATATCTCTAGCCAACTCAAAAGCAAGAAGACCACCTAAGTTGGAAGCATGTTCCCCCATATATCCAATTCTTAAATGTTCTAACATTAGTTCATTAACTTCATAGGTACCACTTTCTATTGGTTTTACAAGACCACCTCTACCTATTACAGCATCTATTTCGCTTATAACTATATGATTTACTTCAAGATTTTTAAGAATAATTTCTTTTCTAAAATCAAGCTGGTCATGTACTCTAGCGAATCCTTTTAGTTCTTCTACAGTATGCCTAATGGTATTCTCAAATACCAAATTTTCATCTTCAAATACCCCAATCTTTGTAGACGTTGAACCTGGATTAATAATAATCAGCCTATGCATTTTTATTTTCCTCCCTTTGACGCCATTAGTACAGCCAGTGCAATTGAATTAAGCTTAGCTTCATCATCGTCTGCTCTGGATGTTAGTACAATTGGAGCGGTTGTACCAACGATTAATCCTGCTGTTTTCGCATTTGCTAAAAATGTTAATGATTTATACAAAACATTACCCGCTTCAATATCAGGAGCCAATAGTATATCTGCATCACCAGCCACTTCACTTTCTATTCCCTTTATTCTGGCAGATTCCTTACTTATAGCATTATCTAATGCAAAAGGTCCATCTACGATGCAACTCACGATTTCTCCATTTTTATTCATATCCCTTAGATCTTTTGCATGTACTGTGGCTTCCATCTTTGGATTTACCTTCTCCTTAGCAGCAAGCACTGCTACTTTTGGATTTTTAATATCCAATGAATGAGCTAATTTAACTGCATTTTCAATTATTTCTTTCTTTTGTATTAAGTCAGGTGCTATCAACATGGCTGCATCTGTTAATAAAAATATTTTATGGTAAGTTGGTACATCAAATACCGCTACATGACTGATAACGTTTTCAGTTTTGAGACCAATATCCTTATCTAATACTTGTTTCATTAAAATAGATGTATCTACTAAACCTTTCATTAGTATCTGTGATATATTATTATTAACTAATTCTGTAGCCTTCCTTGCAGCTTGGATCATGTCGCGTTCATCTATGATTTCTACATCAGATAGGTCAAAGTCAATTGACTTGGCAATTTCCGTAATGTCATCGCTATTCCCAACTAGAATAGGTTCAATAATGTCAAACTTTTTAGCTGCCTTAATAGACAACAAGACGTCCTTATCTTCTGCTACAGCTACGGATATTTTTTTCTTCTCTTTTAATTGTGCAAGTTTTAGTAAGTCGTCAAATTTTTTTGCCATATGAACACCTCTCTTTTTAATTTATAGTAAATATCCTTTAAAAGGTATTTATTTCATTAGTTTTCTTTATTAGATTGCCTTCGGAAAACGATTTCCTAGCTTGTAGTTTTACTATGTTATTTTAAACCATCTAGGGGGAATCTCCCCCTAATGGCATCCTATATAATATTCATTAAGATTTAATTAGATTCAATACTAAAGGCTGAGGACTTATTGAATCCACAGTTATCCCTTGAATTTCCTTTAATTCAATATTTAATTCATGTCTTCCTTCTAATAACTCATTCAAGTCAATTGACAGACCTAAATCCTGATTTCCCATAGGCTCAAGAACTGACTTAAATCCCGTTAATGTTACCTTAACCAGTTTATTTAAATCATCTTCCGATATTTCCAAATCGTTGGCCAAGTTTAAAATATTTAAATCGCTGACTGGCATAGTAAATTCTTTAGTCATGGTTTCTTCTATGTTGTAAATAATAGTTACCTTCTCATCAGGATTTAATAGCTCTACTCCTACTGGTAATTCGAGCTCAACTTCTAAAGCTGATCTATCCAATAGAGAATTAATATCTATTACCTTTGTATCTATCTTGCTTAAATTGACTATATCATTATTACCTTTAACAGTAATTCTACTTGGAGTTATTGAAATATCTGAAATAGTATAGTTTTCAGGCAATTCACCTTCAGTTTGTAGCTCAATTGGTAAAGATACCGTTCTATAAATTGGTATAGTTATTTCAACTACATTAGGTTCCTTAACTACACCACGTACGTCATTTCCTTCATCGTCCAATAACAATGTACCGACAGTTTCTGTAGTGGTAGATGTTCTATTATTTAAATTTACTTCTGCTAATACCTGATTTACTTCATTTACCCAAGTTCTAGGCCCACTAAGTAATACCGATTTTGACTTGCTAATAATATCACCGACAACATAATTTTCAGGTAAGGACCCTGTGGTTCTTATGGAAACAGGCATTTCTTTTGTTATCAACTTATCAAATGTGAACAATATCTCTCTAGGTTCAACACTTGTAATTCTTATGCCACTAACCTGGTCTACAAGACTTACTGTAACTGGTATTTTTACCTGTCCTTCATTATAACCACTCAAGTCTACTTGAGCCAATATATTAGACGCTGAAAATCTATCCCTATTTAAATCTGATTTTTTTCCTGTAACCTTTACATTTACAGATACATCTTGTGGTTCCATCACGACTAAACCTTGTCTATCGAGAGCAGAAATATTACTTAAGTTTACGTTTATATTTCTATATTCCGTTGTTATTTCTGGATTTACGTCACTCATCACAAAACTCCATAAGAATATTGCAATTATTAACACAGTTATTTTTGCTGGTATATCATTCTTCTTTTTCATCATCTTGCCTCCATTTAAAAAGGAATGCTTGATTACTAGACTTTGGCCTATACATATCAAGTAAGATTTGTCTTAAAGTTTTGGTGTCCAAATATCTAGATATAGTACCATTTTCAGCTATAGAAATGGCACCAGTTTCCTCAGAAACAATTATTGCCAAGCAATCTGATCTTTCAGATATACCAAGAGCTGCTCTATGTCTTGTACCAAGTTCTTTACTTAAACTATTGTTATCAGTTAAAGGTAAGAAACAGGCCGCAGCCTTTATTTTATCATCTTTTATAATAACAGCTCCATCATGAAGAGGAGTATTTGGTATAAATATATTAATTAGTAAATCACTTGATACCTTTCCTTCTATTTTAGTACCCGTTTCAACTACTTCATTTAAACCAGTTTGCTTTTCCATTACTATTAAAGCACCGATTTTTTGTCTGGACAAAGATGCTACTGCTTCTACAAGTTCATCAACAACATTAGAAAGGCTCTCCCCTCTGATTTCAATAAGGGATTTAGAGAAGAATCTGCTTCTTCCTATGTATTCTAATGCACGTCTTAGTTCTGGCTGGAATACTATAAGTAAAGCTATAGCTCCTACTGTCATAGCACCATTAAGAATCCAATTAATAGTATATAATTGCATCCATTCACTTACCTTAGTAAGAACTAATAAAATTACTATTCCTTTTGCCAGCTGCTCAGCTCTGGTTTCTCTCAAAAGAACAAATATTTTATATAGGACTACTGCTACTATTACAATGTCTAGTACATCTCTTACTCTAATATTTGTAAATATGTCTATAAAAGATTGCAAGGCAATCACACCTTTTCGTTTATTCTTAAAATTTAATTAGTCAATATATATTATATAACAAATAAGTTGTTAAATGAATATAATTTGTCTCATTCTATTAAAGTTTGAATATTCCCACTTTTAAAGTCTCGTATATCATCAATATATGACATAGTGCTCAGTGTATCATTATAGGATTTTTGCATCCTATCTATCACGTTATTGGGTAATGCTTGGTTATTTAAATCGGCTAAAATATCACTTATCGGCAAAATCTCATAATTTAGACCATCTTCATTTCTAAATCTATAAACCCATGTAGGTCTAAATATTACTTCTTCAATATTTGTAACATTAGTATCAAAATTTTTATTTAATGTAATTTCTACTATTACTCCATCTTCTGTATATTGTTTACCCATGGTTTCGTATCTTTGATTTGATAAAAAGTTACCCATAGAATAAACGATGAGTTTACCATTTCCATCTATATTTATCATTTCTGTTTTTTGAATTCTATGGGGATGACTACCTAGAACTATATCTACGCCCCATTCTAAAATTTTTCGCCCAAGTTCTCTCTGATATTCTGTAGGTTCTTCAAAATATTCATACCCCCAATGTAAATAAGCGACTATTATATCAACATTTTCTGCTTTAAGTTGATTTATATCCTCGATTATTATCTTTTCATCAAATTTGTTCACCATATAAGAATCCTCTTTGGATAACAAACTGTCTAAACCATTTAAAGATGTAGTATAGGAAAGAAGTCCAATTCTAATATCATTAATTTCTTCAATAATTAAAGGTCTAGTATTGTCTTTAAATGTACCAATATTCCTTAT
The DNA window shown above is from Tissierella sp. Yu-01 and carries:
- a CDS encoding 3-methyl-2-oxobutanoate dehydrogenase subunit VorB, with the translated sequence MAKVLMKGNEAVGAAAIEAGCKFFFGYPITPQNEIPEYMSRELPKVGGMFVQAESEIAAINMVYGAAGAGARVMTSSSSPGISLKQEGISYIAGAELPCVIVNMMRGGPGLGGIQPSQTDYFQATRGGGNGDYRLLVLAPADVQELVDLVIEGFDLADEYRNPVMILGDGMIGQMMEPVEFKEREKSFLPSKAWATTGTNGNRKPNIINSLYLNAEDLEKHNTNLQAKYKKMREKEVRVESYKIEDADIVISAYGTTARIAKTAIAKLEKEGYKVGLIRPISLFPYPYEEFNKIKDDCKGVLTVEMNTGQMIDDVKLALNGRIPAYFYGRTGGMVPTPEEIVEKVKEIYGGEK
- a CDS encoding 4Fe-4S binding protein, translated to MAKQKGSVTFNDDLCKGCGLCVTVCPTKILFQDPDRLNKKGYHPIGVTEMDKCIACINCALICPDLVITVEKQEESKEALAL
- a CDS encoding ATP-binding protein, giving the protein MLKDNRIRIIIGHYGSGKTEFSVNYAVKLASYGKKVALVDLDVVNLYFRSREKADILEQSGVKVIGSAIKASAIDIPSISGEVLTPLQDESYEAVLDVGGDPVGARALGRYSNYFTGSNYDMFFVLNANRSETQTAEKAIEYITRIQDVARAKVTGIINNTHLLKSTTIDDVLRGYDLAKRVSMETNIPIKYNSVLESIASDLPKELVGEIFPIKLYMREEWML
- the buk gene encoding butyrate kinase, with product MHRLIIINPGSTSTKIGVFEDENLVFENTIRHTVEELKGFARVHDQLDFRKEIILKNLEVNHIVISEIDAVIGRGGLVKPIESGTYEVNELMLEHLRIGYMGEHASNLGGLLAFELARDIGCNAYIVDPVVVDELQPVARISGLKEIERVSIFHALNHKAIARRYAKVINRGYEDLRLVVVHLGGGVSVGAHEYGKVIECANALDGEGPFSPERSGTLPVGSLIKLCYSGKYTYHEMKKLLTGMGGMVSYLGTNDAREVVKRIKEGDEEAKLIYQAMAYQISKEIGAVSVVLKGQIDAILLTGGMAYDDLITEWIKDMVKFIAPVEVFPGEDELLALCEGGLRVLRNEEKAKMYFESEALAL
- a CDS encoding phosphate butyryltransferase; translated protein: MAKKFDDLLKLAQLKEKKKISVAVAEDKDVLLSIKAAKKFDIIEPILVGNSDDITEIAKSIDFDLSDVEIIDERDMIQAARKATELVNNNISQILMKGLVDTSILMKQVLDKDIGLKTENVISHVAVFDVPTYHKIFLLTDAAMLIAPDLIQKKEIIENAVKLAHSLDIKNPKVAVLAAKEKVNPKMEATVHAKDLRDMNKNGEIVSCIVDGPFALDNAISKESARIKGIESEVAGDADILLAPDIEAGNVLYKSLTFLANAKTAGLIVGTTAPIVLTSRADDDEAKLNSIALAVLMASKGGK
- a CDS encoding CdaR family protein, with translation MKKKNDIPAKITVLIIAIFLWSFVMSDVNPEITTEYRNINVNLSNISALDRQGLVVMEPQDVSVNVKVTGKKSDLNRDRFSASNILAQVDLSGYNEGQVKIPVTVSLVDQVSGIRITSVEPREILFTFDKLITKEMPVSIRTTGSLPENYVVGDIISKSKSVLLSGPRTWVNEVNQVLAEVNLNNRTSTTTETVGTLLLDDEGNDVRGVVKEPNVVEITIPIYRTVSLPIELQTEGELPENYTISDISITPSRITVKGNNDIVNLSKIDTKVIDINSLLDRSALEVELELPVGVELLNPDEKVTIIYNIEETMTKEFTMPVSDLNILNLANDLEISEDDLNKLVKVTLTGFKSVLEPMGNQDLGLSIDLNELLEGRHELNIELKEIQGITVDSISPQPLVLNLIKS
- the cdaA gene encoding diadenylate cyclase CdaA; the encoded protein is MQSFIDIFTNIRVRDVLDIVIVAVVLYKIFVLLRETRAEQLAKGIVILLVLTKVSEWMQLYTINWILNGAMTVGAIALLIVFQPELRRALEYIGRSRFFSKSLIEIRGESLSNVVDELVEAVASLSRQKIGALIVMEKQTGLNEVVETGTKIEGKVSSDLLINIFIPNTPLHDGAVIIKDDKIKAAACFLPLTDNNSLSKELGTRHRAALGISERSDCLAIIVSEETGAISIAENGTISRYLDTKTLRQILLDMYRPKSSNQAFLFKWRQDDEKEE
- a CDS encoding CapA family protein; the encoded protein is MRKSLLLFTLLIFLVAIFGITALSFIPYGNEITADNIMDEPLEVVEPLEVPVEIIVPIETKAKILAVGDIMFHMPQINAAKTTSGNFDFNPVFKHVKKYIEDADLALGNFETVTVGDEMGFSGFPRFNSPVDTISALKNTGFDILSTANNHSLDRGKNGIINTIDVMNNNGIRNIGTFKDNTRPLIIEEINDIRIGLLSYTTSLNGLDSLLSKEDSYMVNKFDEKIIIEDINQLKAENVDIIVAYLHWGYEYFEEPTEYQRELGRKILEWGVDIVLGSHPHRIQKTEMINIDGNGKLIVYSMGNFLSNQRYETMGKQYTEDGVIVEITLNKNFDTNVTNIEEVIFRPTWVYRFRNEDGLNYEILPISDILADLNNQALPNNVIDRMQKSYNDTLSTMSYIDDIRDFKSGNIQTLIE